In Phaeobacter gallaeciensis DSM 26640, a genomic segment contains:
- a CDS encoding response regulator transcription factor, which translates to MANILVLEDDEIFASLLQDSLEQAGHFPITCEDATETIAQYHEYSFDLVITDLIVKKDNRAVPDGGVMVISFLQGLARDGYKIPPIIAMSGATQRRGLEQLLVTSKDLGATATLTKPFEPTELLTLIDQLLERSV; encoded by the coding sequence ATGGCCAATATACTGGTTCTTGAGGATGATGAGATCTTTGCCAGCCTGTTGCAGGACTCCCTGGAACAGGCTGGCCACTTCCCCATCACCTGCGAGGATGCGACTGAGACGATTGCCCAGTACCACGAATACAGCTTTGACCTGGTCATCACCGATCTGATCGTGAAGAAAGACAATCGCGCCGTGCCGGATGGGGGCGTGATGGTTATTTCCTTCCTTCAAGGGCTGGCGCGTGATGGGTATAAGATTCCACCGATTATTGCGATGTCCGGGGCTACGCAACGCCGGGGGTTGGAGCAGTTGTTGGTCACATCCAAAGATCTTGGCGCGACGGCGACACTGACGAAACCGTTTGAGCCGACAGAGCTGCTGACCCTTATTGATCAGTTGTTGGAACGTTCGGTTTGA
- a CDS encoding M24 family metallopeptidase, giving the protein MTTPPYADRLTRLRHRMTETATDLVVLGPSSHMMWLSGVNPHGDERPVLLMVSQSHAGFLMPGLNADAARTSTDLPFCCWSDDEGPDAALAKLLSDCGATAAGLSVVLDETMRADFALRVLDAMDAPKRRFTDDTVGLLRAMKDDAEYDALKAAHLLNDAAVTEAFSRLEEGMSELDVQAILHAHYKAHGASAEFTIVGFGANGAFPHHHTGDTRLTRDMAVLIDTGCRLNGYPSDMTRCGWFGTPEAEYEQVFEVVEAAVQAAVQAAKPGVCASEVDRAARETIAAAGYGPQFLHRTGHGLGIDVHEPPYITATSDVELRAGNVFSIEPGIYLKDRFGVRLEEIVILRDTGAEILSEMPRDMQRR; this is encoded by the coding sequence ATGACCACGCCCCCCTATGCAGACCGGCTGACCCGGCTGCGCCACCGCATGACAGAGACCGCCACCGATCTGGTGGTGCTTGGCCCCTCCAGCCATATGATGTGGCTGTCCGGCGTGAACCCCCATGGTGATGAGCGGCCCGTGCTGCTGATGGTCAGCCAGAGCCACGCGGGTTTTCTGATGCCGGGGCTAAACGCCGATGCGGCGCGCACATCAACCGATCTGCCATTTTGCTGCTGGTCGGATGATGAGGGCCCGGATGCAGCGCTTGCCAAGCTGCTCAGTGACTGCGGTGCCACGGCTGCTGGCCTGTCGGTGGTGCTGGATGAAACCATGCGCGCCGATTTTGCGCTGCGGGTTCTGGATGCAATGGACGCACCCAAGCGGCGCTTTACCGATGATACCGTGGGCCTGTTGCGCGCGATGAAGGACGACGCCGAATATGACGCGCTGAAGGCTGCGCATCTGTTGAATGATGCCGCCGTGACCGAGGCGTTTTCCCGTCTTGAAGAGGGCATGAGCGAGCTGGATGTGCAGGCGATCCTGCATGCCCATTACAAGGCCCACGGCGCCAGCGCGGAATTCACCATCGTCGGCTTCGGTGCCAATGGCGCCTTCCCGCATCACCACACCGGCGACACCAGACTGACCCGCGACATGGCGGTGTTGATCGACACCGGGTGCCGGTTGAACGGCTACCCTTCGGACATGACCCGCTGCGGGTGGTTCGGCACGCCGGAGGCCGAATATGAGCAGGTCTTTGAGGTGGTTGAGGCTGCGGTACAGGCCGCAGTCCAAGCGGCGAAACCCGGCGTGTGCGCCAGCGAGGTTGACCGCGCCGCGCGTGAGACAATTGCTGCCGCCGGATATGGTCCGCAGTTCCTGCACCGTACCGGCCACGGGCTGGGTATCGACGTGCATGAGCCGCCCTATATCACCGCCACCTCCGACGTGGAACTGCGCGCAGGCAATGTGTTCTCGATCGAACCGGGGATCTATCTCAAGGACCGCTTTGGCGTGCGGCTGGAAGAAATTGTGATCCTGCGCGACACCGGCGCCGAGATCCTGTCTGAGATGCCACGCGACATGCAACGGCGCTGA
- a CDS encoding ABC transporter substrate-binding protein, with amino-acid sequence MNLVKSALLASVMALPLASGAIADTPANALIVAQNIDDIVAIDPAQAYEFTSGELVTNLYDRLVQYDAEDPTVLAPGLASAWEIDAAAKTIRFTLRDDAVFHSGNPVRGEDVVFSLARVIKLNLTPAFILAQLGWTAENVDQMITTDGNSVTIKYEGDFSPAFVMNVLAARPASVVDKEVVMANAVDGDMGNGWLNENAAGSGPFKLQGYRPAQMVRLAANADYFKGAPKMESVIIRHVAEAATQELLLESGDIDMARNLTPDQIRGFDSDTIKVETYPQAAVHFLSFNQKTDSLTDPAVWEAARYLVDYKGMTDTIINGQMEIHQAFWPKGFPGSYDETPFGYDPERAKSILSEAGIETPITVSLDVINAAPFTDMAQSLQASFADAGINFEILPGTGSQVITKYRERSHEAMLLYWGPDFMDPHSNAKAFAYNSDNSDDNYAATTTWRNAWAVPEHMNAKTKAALTEADPEKRLEMYRELQAEVQKTSPIVIMFQAAYQVAMDADVSGYVNGATSDFVFYRLVEKN; translated from the coding sequence ATGAACCTCGTGAAATCCGCCTTGCTGGCCAGCGTGATGGCGCTGCCTCTGGCGAGCGGCGCTATCGCTGACACGCCCGCCAATGCGCTGATCGTGGCGCAAAACATCGACGATATCGTCGCCATCGATCCCGCTCAGGCCTATGAGTTCACCTCTGGTGAGCTGGTGACCAACCTCTATGATCGCCTTGTGCAATATGACGCCGAAGATCCCACCGTTCTGGCGCCCGGCCTTGCCAGCGCCTGGGAAATCGACGCCGCGGCCAAGACCATCCGCTTCACCCTGCGCGACGATGCGGTGTTCCACTCCGGCAACCCGGTGCGCGGTGAGGATGTGGTGTTTTCACTGGCGCGGGTGATCAAACTGAACCTGACGCCGGCCTTCATCCTGGCACAACTGGGCTGGACCGCCGAAAATGTCGATCAGATGATCACCACCGACGGCAACAGCGTCACCATCAAATACGAAGGGGATTTTTCCCCCGCCTTTGTGATGAACGTATTGGCCGCTCGCCCCGCCTCGGTGGTGGACAAAGAGGTGGTGATGGCCAATGCCGTGGACGGCGATATGGGCAATGGCTGGCTGAATGAAAACGCCGCTGGCTCCGGCCCGTTCAAATTGCAGGGCTACCGCCCCGCGCAGATGGTACGGCTGGCGGCCAATGCGGATTACTTCAAGGGCGCCCCCAAGATGGAGAGCGTCATCATCCGCCATGTGGCCGAAGCCGCTACGCAGGAGCTGCTGCTGGAATCCGGCGATATCGACATGGCCCGCAATCTGACACCCGACCAGATCCGCGGCTTTGACAGCGACACCATCAAGGTGGAGACTTACCCGCAAGCGGCGGTGCATTTCCTGTCCTTCAACCAGAAAACCGACAGCCTGACCGACCCTGCCGTCTGGGAGGCCGCGCGCTATCTGGTCGATTACAAGGGCATGACCGACACCATCATCAACGGCCAGATGGAGATCCATCAGGCATTCTGGCCCAAAGGTTTCCCCGGTTCCTACGATGAGACCCCGTTTGGCTATGACCCGGAGCGGGCAAAATCCATCCTCAGTGAGGCCGGGATTGAGACCCCGATCACCGTCTCGCTGGATGTGATCAATGCGGCCCCCTTTACCGATATGGCGCAGTCCTTGCAGGCGAGCTTTGCCGATGCGGGGATCAACTTTGAAATCCTGCCCGGCACCGGCAGCCAGGTGATCACCAAATACCGCGAGCGCAGCCATGAGGCGATGCTCTTGTATTGGGGCCCAGACTTCATGGACCCGCATTCCAACGCCAAGGCCTTTGCCTATAACTCCGACAACTCGGACGACAATTATGCGGCCACCACCACATGGCGCAATGCCTGGGCCGTGCCGGAGCATATGAACGCCAAGACCAAGGCTGCCCTGACCGAGGCGGATCCTGAAAAGCGTCTGGAGATGTACCGAGAATTGCAGGCAGAGGTGCAGAAAACCTCCCCCATCGTGATCATGTTCCAGGCCGCTTATCAGGTGGCAATGGATGCGGATGTCTCCGGCTATGTGAATGGCGCGACCTCCGACTTTGTCTTCTACCGTCTGGTGGAAAAGAACTGA
- a CDS encoding helix-turn-helix domain-containing protein, which translates to MPQTSAASKPVKTRNSAGPMLGALIRKRRKQMGLTLQALGDTAGVSVGYLSQVERDNATPTLGTLAQIASALEVGLEYFIATPKPSDALTRATTRTQFSLAGSSITYEALGAQFPGAELSSYILHVPPGYVSEEVSHEGEEMLYVLEGEIDQSLDGQVFRLQVGDSLHYSGLTSHSWSNPTDLPARLLWTGTLSVLHSTNTPDLP; encoded by the coding sequence ATGCCCCAGACCAGTGCCGCCTCCAAACCCGTCAAGACCCGCAACAGCGCAGGCCCGATGCTGGGGGCGCTGATCCGTAAGCGACGCAAGCAGATGGGGCTGACGCTTCAGGCTCTAGGCGATACCGCCGGCGTATCCGTCGGCTATCTGAGCCAGGTGGAGCGCGACAATGCCACCCCAACGCTGGGCACGCTGGCACAGATTGCCTCAGCTTTGGAGGTTGGGCTGGAGTATTTCATTGCCACGCCGAAACCCTCGGATGCGCTGACGCGGGCGACAACGCGCACGCAGTTTTCACTGGCGGGCTCTTCTATCACCTATGAGGCGCTCGGCGCGCAGTTTCCGGGTGCCGAATTGTCCAGCTATATCCTCCATGTGCCGCCCGGCTATGTCTCAGAGGAAGTCAGCCATGAGGGTGAGGAGATGCTCTATGTGCTGGAGGGAGAGATCGACCAGTCACTGGATGGGCAGGTGTTCCGTCTACAGGTTGGGGACAGCCTGCACTACAGCGGTCTGACCTCCCATTCCTGGAGCAATCCGACCGACCTGCCTGCCCGGCTGTTGTGGACCGGCACCCTCAGCGTTTTGCACAGCACCAACACACCGGACCTGCCCTGA
- a CDS encoding ABC transporter permease: MKQKFFAFAKNNIYVGGEFGGTLSVERRAPRPCGGQDNLTSTARSGRAILRWGQGLAGFAIVSTLTFLGLLAITFFIGRVVPIDPVLSVVGDRATQDQYDAARVAMGLDRPLVVQFFSYVADVFQGDLGRSVSTNRPVVSDLARVFPATLEMATLGIIIGVVMGVPMGVWAAARQGTWVDQVIRVFALLGYSVPAFWLGLVGLAVFYAGLGWVAGPGRVDIFYDGLIEPVTGLLLVDSLLVGDTEVFRNALSHLVLPAAILGFFSLAYIARMTRSFMLDQLSQEFITTARVKGVPEWKVIWVHGFKPIRVPLITVIGLSYAALLEGSVMIETVFSWPGIGNYLTVALLNADMNAVLGSTLVIGAVFIFINKISDVLYRVLDPRSL; this comes from the coding sequence GTGAAGCAAAAATTTTTTGCTTTTGCGAAAAATAATATTTATGTCGGAGGTGAATTTGGTGGCACTCTGTCGGTAGAGCGCCGTGCGCCACGGCCATGTGGAGGGCAGGATAACTTGACCAGCACAGCAAGATCGGGACGCGCAATTTTGCGCTGGGGGCAAGGGCTTGCAGGCTTTGCGATCGTGTCAACGCTGACCTTCCTCGGCCTTCTGGCAATCACCTTTTTCATTGGGCGTGTGGTGCCGATCGACCCGGTTCTCTCCGTGGTCGGGGATCGCGCCACGCAGGACCAATATGACGCGGCACGGGTTGCCATGGGTCTGGACCGGCCGCTGGTGGTGCAGTTTTTCTCCTATGTGGCGGACGTCTTTCAGGGCGATCTGGGGCGCTCTGTTTCCACCAACCGGCCTGTTGTGTCCGATCTGGCGCGGGTGTTTCCCGCCACGCTGGAGATGGCCACGCTCGGCATCATCATTGGTGTTGTGATGGGCGTGCCCATGGGCGTCTGGGCTGCGGCGCGGCAGGGCACCTGGGTCGATCAGGTCATCCGCGTCTTTGCCCTATTAGGCTATTCGGTGCCTGCCTTCTGGCTGGGGCTGGTTGGCCTGGCGGTGTTCTACGCGGGTCTGGGCTGGGTCGCCGGGCCGGGGCGGGTTGATATCTTCTATGACGGGTTGATTGAGCCGGTCACTGGCTTGTTGCTGGTCGACAGCCTGTTGGTCGGCGACACAGAGGTGTTCCGGAATGCGCTCTCGCATCTGGTGCTGCCTGCGGCCATCCTCGGGTTTTTCAGCCTCGCTTATATCGCTCGCATGACCCGCAGTTTCATGCTGGACCAGCTCAGTCAGGAATTCATCACCACCGCCCGCGTCAAAGGCGTGCCGGAGTGGAAGGTGATCTGGGTGCATGGGTTCAAACCGATCCGGGTGCCACTGATCACGGTGATTGGCCTTTCTTATGCGGCGCTGCTGGAAGGTTCGGTGATGATTGAGACGGTGTTCAGCTGGCCCGGCATCGGCAATTACCTCACCGTGGCGCTGCTCAATGCGGATATGAATGCCGTCCTTGGCTCAACACTGGTGATCGGCGCGGTGTTTATCTTCATCAACAAGATCTCGGATGTGCTGTACCGGGTTCTCGACCCAAGGAGCCTGTGA
- a CDS encoding ABC transporter permease, which translates to MLSRDWLLDNSPATRTQATAGRAYRMILALMRNPLAVLGAVIITVLILAAAFAPWIAPQSPVGQDLSSRLLPPSWTNWMGTDELGRDIFSRVVYGARITLMIVALVAVISAPLGLIIGAISGYFGGWTDRILMGVTDVFLSMPKLILALAFVAALGPGIENAIIAIAITAWPAYARIARAETLTFRNAEFIAATRLLGASHSRVILQHVLPLCTSSMIVRVTLDMAGIILTAAGLGFLGLGAQPPLPEWGAMISRGRVFILDQWWVATMPGIAIIVVSLGFCFLGDGLRDVLDPKQGGKS; encoded by the coding sequence ATGCTGAGCCGCGACTGGTTGCTGGACAACTCGCCCGCCACACGGACCCAGGCCACCGCAGGGCGCGCCTATCGCATGATCCTTGCGCTGATGCGCAACCCGCTGGCGGTGTTGGGGGCTGTGATCATCACCGTCCTTATCCTTGCGGCGGCTTTTGCGCCCTGGATCGCGCCGCAAAGCCCGGTGGGGCAGGACCTGTCCTCTCGTCTGTTGCCGCCCTCCTGGACCAATTGGATGGGCACGGATGAGCTTGGGCGCGATATCTTTTCCCGCGTGGTGTACGGCGCGCGTATCACGCTGATGATTGTCGCTCTGGTGGCGGTGATCTCGGCGCCGCTGGGGCTGATCATCGGGGCCATCTCGGGCTACTTCGGGGGCTGGACCGACCGGATCCTGATGGGGGTCACCGATGTATTCCTGTCGATGCCCAAGCTGATCTTGGCGCTGGCCTTTGTCGCTGCCTTAGGGCCGGGGATCGAAAACGCGATCATTGCCATCGCCATCACCGCATGGCCAGCCTATGCGCGTATCGCACGGGCCGAGACGCTGACCTTCCGCAACGCCGAGTTTATTGCCGCCACCCGCCTGCTTGGGGCCTCGCACAGCCGTGTCATCCTGCAACATGTGCTGCCGCTGTGTACGTCATCGATGATCGTGCGGGTGACGCTGGATATGGCGGGGATCATTCTGACAGCGGCAGGGCTTGGCTTTCTGGGCCTCGGCGCGCAGCCGCCGCTGCCGGAATGGGGCGCGATGATTTCGCGCGGGCGGGTGTTCATTCTGGACCAATGGTGGGTCGCGACCATGCCCGGTATCGCGATCATCGTGGTCAGCCTCGGCTTTTGCTTCCTTGGCGACGGCTTGCGCGATGTGCTGGACCCGAAACAGGGGGGCAAATCATGA
- a CDS encoding ABC transporter ATP-binding protein produces the protein MSDACAPLLELENLRVSFPTPKGRVEVVKGLSLTLGRERLGIVGESGSGKSMTGRAILRLIRNPGRMTAGRLALEGQDLQTLSERQMRAIRGARISMIMQDPKFSLNPVMTIGAQIAEALDVHERLNRRDTRARVLEMLEAVRINDPEAVAQMYPHQVSGGMGQRVMIAMMLIPRPDLLIADEPTSALDVSVQAQVLDLIDELVRDKGMGLILISHDLNLVARYCDRIMVMNAGRVVESCAAADLHKASHPYTQGLLAAVPRMKETRDTLPVLDRQGWSGT, from the coding sequence ATGAGCGACGCGTGCGCGCCACTTCTGGAGCTTGAAAACCTCCGCGTCAGTTTTCCGACCCCCAAGGGCCGGGTTGAGGTGGTCAAGGGGCTAAGCCTGACCCTGGGCCGCGAGCGGCTTGGCATTGTGGGCGAGAGTGGCTCCGGCAAATCCATGACCGGTCGCGCCATCCTGCGGCTGATCCGCAATCCGGGCCGGATGACGGCGGGTCGGCTGGCGCTGGAGGGGCAGGATCTGCAAACCCTCAGTGAGCGCCAGATGCGCGCCATTCGCGGCGCCCGGATTTCGATGATCATGCAGGATCCGAAATTTTCGCTCAATCCGGTGATGACCATCGGCGCACAGATCGCTGAGGCGCTGGATGTTCACGAGCGGCTGAATCGCCGCGACACCCGCGCCCGCGTGTTGGAGATGCTGGAGGCAGTGCGGATCAATGACCCGGAGGCCGTTGCCCAGATGTACCCGCATCAGGTCTCGGGCGGCATGGGGCAGCGAGTGATGATCGCAATGATGCTGATCCCGCGCCCGGATCTTCTGATTGCGGATGAGCCGACTTCGGCGCTGGATGTGTCGGTGCAGGCGCAGGTGCTGGATCTGATCGACGAATTGGTGCGCGACAAGGGCATGGGCCTGATCCTGATCAGCCATGACCTCAATCTGGTGGCGCGATACTGTGACCGGATCATGGTGATGAATGCGGGCCGCGTGGTGGAGAGCTGCGCCGCTGCGGACCTGCATAAGGCAAGCCACCCCTATACCCAAGGTCTGCTGGCGGCGGTGCCCCGGATGAAAGAGACCCGCGACACGCTGCCGGTGCTCGACCGACAAGGCTGGAGTGGCACATGA
- a CDS encoding ABC transporter ATP-binding protein translates to MTAISLHNLDISYGDTKVVRDVSFDVAEGESFALVGESGSGKSTVLKAIAGLAPNWTGEISVLGQPRSHGIDRAFSRTCQMVFQDPYGSLHPRKPVDWVLREPLRVHGIGARDARVADMLAAVGLDQRFRFRYPHQLSGGQRQRVAIARALMLEPKVMLLDEPTSALDVSVQAEILNLLKTLRRDQRLTYLMVTHNLPVVSFMCDRMAVMNKGRIVEIAPAEALHDGAFSDAYTQQLYAASGGAEPTA, encoded by the coding sequence ATGACCGCGATCTCTCTGCACAATCTCGATATTTCCTACGGCGACACCAAGGTGGTGCGGGATGTCAGTTTCGACGTCGCCGAAGGGGAAAGCTTTGCCCTGGTGGGGGAAAGCGGTTCCGGAAAATCCACCGTGCTGAAGGCCATCGCGGGGCTGGCCCCGAATTGGACCGGTGAGATCTCGGTGCTGGGCCAGCCACGCAGCCATGGGATTGACCGCGCGTTTTCGCGAACCTGTCAGATGGTGTTTCAGGATCCCTACGGTTCATTGCACCCGCGCAAACCGGTCGACTGGGTGCTACGGGAGCCCCTGCGGGTGCATGGGATCGGCGCGCGCGACGCCCGCGTCGCCGATATGCTGGCGGCAGTTGGCCTCGACCAGCGGTTCCGGTTCCGCTATCCGCATCAGCTCTCCGGTGGGCAACGCCAGCGGGTCGCCATTGCGCGGGCCCTGATGCTGGAGCCGAAGGTGATGCTGCTGGATGAGCCGACCTCGGCGCTGGATGTCTCGGTGCAGGCGGAAATCCTGAACCTGTTGAAGACGCTGCGCCGCGATCAGAGGCTGACCTATCTGATGGTCACGCATAACCTGCCGGTTGTCAGCTTTATGTGTGATCGAATGGCAGTGATGAACAAGGGACGCATCGTAGAGATCGCCCCGGCAGAAGCTCTGCATGACGGGGCCTTTAGCGATGCTTATACGCAGCAGCTGTATGCCGCCAGCGGTGGCGCGGAGCCGACCGCGTGA
- a CDS encoding hemerythrin domain-containing protein: MPTIYDAIKDDHDTHRKLLTSIQDSKVEARGALWKRFYEDVKSHAAAEEETFYSKLISKTWGQDAARHSVHEHQQLDDLMEELNVMKMSSDLWMTKFEQLKHEYEHHMDEEENEVFTRAKEVISDEDLEGYGSRFEQRKDEERGLIDEKREDSLED, encoded by the coding sequence ATGCCGACAATTTACGATGCGATTAAGGACGACCATGATACCCACCGCAAACTGCTGACCTCCATTCAGGACAGCAAGGTCGAGGCACGTGGTGCCCTGTGGAAACGGTTTTACGAAGATGTCAAAAGCCACGCAGCCGCGGAGGAGGAGACGTTTTATTCAAAACTGATAAGCAAGACCTGGGGCCAGGATGCCGCGCGGCACTCCGTACATGAACATCAGCAGCTTGATGATCTGATGGAGGAGCTGAATGTGATGAAGATGTCCTCCGACCTCTGGATGACCAAATTCGAACAGCTGAAGCATGAGTACGAACATCACATGGATGAGGAAGAAAACGAGGTCTTCACCCGTGCCAAAGAGGTGATTTCTGACGAGGACCTTGAGGGCTACGGTAGCCGGTTCGAACAGCGCAAGGATGAGGAACGCGGATTGATCGACGAGAAACGCGAAGACAGTCTGGAAGATTGA
- a CDS encoding LysE family translocator: MTPDMVLALLLFLFPLAYSPGPGNLFFAANGARFGFRATLPATTGYHIATAAVTLLIGSGALAAQAVAQEEFTWLKMAGAGYVLWIAWGLWRAGGLQAELQARPARFRDGVVLLLLNPKAYVIITVMFSQFLTPPGSVSLGRDALVPVLAITLIFTLNNLVAFSIWTWIGEGLARQFSRDLRAQQLNRGFALLLAGVALWMLLL, encoded by the coding sequence ATGACACCGGATATGGTATTGGCGCTGTTGTTGTTTTTGTTCCCGCTCGCGTATAGCCCCGGACCGGGCAACCTGTTTTTTGCGGCCAATGGTGCGCGGTTTGGTTTTCGCGCGACCTTGCCTGCGACAACGGGCTACCATATTGCCACCGCTGCGGTGACGCTGCTGATTGGATCCGGCGCGCTGGCGGCTCAGGCGGTGGCGCAGGAGGAGTTCACCTGGCTGAAGATGGCAGGCGCAGGTTATGTTCTTTGGATTGCATGGGGGCTGTGGCGTGCTGGTGGACTTCAGGCGGAGCTTCAGGCCCGTCCGGCCCGGTTTCGCGATGGAGTCGTCCTGCTGCTGCTCAACCCCAAAGCCTATGTGATTATCACAGTCATGTTCAGCCAGTTTCTCACGCCTCCGGGGTCGGTGAGCCTTGGTAGGGACGCGCTGGTGCCGGTGCTGGCCATCACACTGATTTTTACTCTCAACAACCTGGTGGCATTCTCGATCTGGACCTGGATCGGTGAGGGGCTGGCGCGACAGTTTTCCCGCGATCTGCGCGCACAGCAGCTCAATCGCGGATTTGCGCTCTTGCTGGCCGGTGTCGCCCTTTGGATGCTGCTCTTATGA
- a CDS encoding amidoligase family protein, with amino-acid sequence MGESELKGGVGCAAGARSDVVAAPLPQEPQARRSAAARKVGVEIEFGGLSVTHAQKIVQRELGGEIRAQDRADGPNPHVKATALGDVEVYLDSRYRGKPGLGKTLVAMAEPLIPVEIVTPPLEQSQLSRLDQLCVRLAEAGATGTQDGVLNGFGVHLNVEVADMTAEHIGPVLTSFALLEPLLRRMPGIDLSRRVQPFIAPYPKALVDALCASPPPTIDDLLGLYLEHAADRNHALDLLPLLADYAPDRVRAALGEGDKTAARPAYHYRLPDCRLGDPDWSITYEWNRWAEIEQIARDGRLKTLIEGWRARSRSEQLMSREWAKHAADILGVADREGIA; translated from the coding sequence ATGGGTGAAAGCGAGTTGAAAGGCGGGGTGGGCTGCGCCGCTGGTGCCAGATCGGATGTGGTCGCAGCCCCCCTGCCGCAAGAGCCGCAGGCGCGCAGATCTGCAGCGGCCCGCAAGGTCGGCGTCGAGATTGAATTCGGCGGCCTGTCCGTTACGCACGCTCAAAAGATTGTGCAGCGTGAACTTGGCGGCGAGATCAGAGCGCAGGACCGCGCTGACGGGCCAAACCCCCATGTCAAAGCTACAGCGCTGGGCGATGTAGAGGTCTATCTCGACAGCCGTTACCGCGGCAAACCGGGCCTCGGCAAGACGCTGGTGGCCATGGCGGAACCGCTGATCCCGGTCGAAATCGTTACCCCACCGCTGGAACAGTCGCAGCTATCCCGACTGGATCAGCTTTGCGTCAGATTGGCAGAGGCCGGGGCCACGGGCACGCAGGACGGTGTGCTGAACGGCTTTGGCGTGCACCTGAACGTGGAAGTTGCCGATATGACGGCTGAGCATATCGGGCCGGTGCTGACGTCCTTCGCGCTGCTGGAGCCGCTGTTGCGCCGGATGCCGGGGATCGACCTGTCGCGGCGTGTCCAGCCGTTCATTGCGCCGTATCCGAAGGCCTTGGTAGACGCGCTATGTGCGTCTCCTCCGCCAACCATAGACGATCTTCTCGGCCTTTATCTTGAGCATGCAGCAGATCGCAACCACGCGCTGGATCTGCTGCCGCTGCTTGCGGATTATGCCCCGGACCGCGTGCGTGCAGCCTTAGGCGAAGGGGACAAAACCGCCGCGCGGCCCGCCTACCATTACCGATTACCTGACTGCCGTCTGGGGGATCCCGACTGGTCGATTACCTATGAGTGGAACCGCTGGGCCGAGATCGAGCAGATCGCCCGCGATGGGCGCCTGAAGACGTTGATTGAGGGCTGGCGGGCGCGGTCTCGCAGCGAACAATTGATGAGCCGGGAATGGGCCAAACACGCGGCTGATATTCTCGGCGTTGCCGACCGGGAGGGCATTGCATGA
- a CDS encoding gamma-glutamyl-gamma-aminobutyrate hydrolase family protein: MKPRIAVTVSRRSGWRIFPLMALNIWLAGGRAVRWQSNRDADLATVDAVVIGGGDDIAPTLYDGQIIPEVRLDPDRDALEAGIVREATRQDVPLLGICRGAQMLNVARGGRLYQDAYAYYGQQNYKTVLPRKVVTITNNSVLRRVLGVAKLKVNALHSQSVSDLGQGLRVTGRDQSGMVQAVEDPGRRFAIGVQWHPEHLFYRAAHLNLFRALVAAARSKRDTPADQMRCAG, from the coding sequence ATGAAACCAAGGATTGCCGTGACAGTCTCGCGCCGCAGCGGTTGGCGGATTTTTCCGCTGATGGCTCTCAATATCTGGTTAGCTGGTGGCCGCGCGGTCCGCTGGCAAAGCAACCGTGATGCGGATCTGGCTACCGTGGATGCTGTGGTGATTGGCGGAGGTGATGACATTGCGCCAACTCTGTATGATGGTCAGATCATACCGGAGGTCCGACTGGATCCCGACCGCGACGCGCTGGAGGCGGGCATCGTGAGAGAAGCGACGCGTCAGGATGTCCCTCTTTTGGGGATATGTCGCGGCGCGCAGATGCTGAATGTGGCGCGTGGTGGGCGGCTCTATCAGGACGCTTATGCCTACTACGGGCAGCAGAATTATAAAACTGTTCTGCCTCGCAAGGTGGTCACGATCACCAATAACAGCGTGTTGCGCCGGGTGCTGGGCGTGGCGAAGCTCAAGGTCAATGCGCTGCATAGCCAGTCCGTCAGCGATCTGGGGCAGGGGCTGCGGGTCACCGGCCGGGACCAGTCCGGCATGGTGCAGGCGGTTGAGGATCCGGGGCGGCGTTTTGCGATCGGCGTACAGTGGCACCCGGAGCATCTGTTCTACCGCGCGGCTCATTTGAATCTATTCCGCGCCTTGGTTGCTGCTGCCAGATCCAAACGGGATACACCGGCGGATCAGATGCGCTGTGCCGGTTGA